From the Elaeis guineensis isolate ETL-2024a chromosome 16, EG11, whole genome shotgun sequence genome, the window ATCCAAGGAATTTTCAATTTCACTGTTTGGAATTCGACAGGAcatccaaaattaatttaaaagaaataCTGACTAGTACCTATAGTTCATAAGCACCCTACATTCTACTTAACTGATCAAAACTAACAGCCTATGACATccatattttcaaattgaagcTAGTTGATGTACTCCCATAATGCCAACAGAAGTAGCTGCCCATATTATTCCTGCATATAAACAAGGTTTGGATTAGTAAATGATTGGCtagaataaagttttgagtaattaAAGTCTAGCAACCTCTAGATAAGCAACAGATTAtccactaaaaatttaaaaaaaaaaataaggcaactttttttgcatataatttgtaaatttatacctcatattgAAAAGTTGAGACAACAAGAAAGGTTTTCAATCCATGTTTTCAATGGATTACACAAGAAATGAGCTCAGGCATGTTAGCAATTaaacttctaaaataaaaaataaaaaaaaaagaattgactaTATATTAAGAATCTCAATTCAAAGTTGCCATTCctagaattataaaaaattatggatctcATACTCTTAGAATGCAGCAATGTACCTAAGTATACTATAGCTGATTGGTTGTTGTTTATATTCCTCTCTTATAGATCattgaaaacaagaaaaaaaaatatcatatttaacttttctactttcttaaaagtaaaaaattcttACTTGGTCAAGGTTCATGCATTGAGGAAGATGAAGCTCTTGATTGGGAGAAAGTTTCAAAAAAGGCAGCAAAGCGAGCTTGGATCATAGCATTAACTTTTTCATTAACTTGTTCCTCCATTTGAGCTTGAATCTCAGCTCTAACCTCATCTTGCAATTGAGCTCGAACGTCTTCTCTAATGCTATCCACCAATGATTTTTAGCTTGTTCGACAGCTCTTTGTACCTCTTCTTGCACATTTTCATTATACCTAACTCTCTTAGATGGTGCCTTCTTTCCAGCACCTTTGCCACGAAAATAACCAGACTTTTGGCCAAGTACTTGCAGTAATATGTCATCACGAGTCATTTGGGATTCATTCTCTTGTGTTTGTTGAACAACCTCCTCAAGTTGTTCCTGCAATAGATTATCAAAGATTAGATGCCAAAATAATGCATAATGAATTTTAAGAACAATAAGAAAAGTTTTTTAACTAACATGGATCTCCTTGGATTTAGGgtcagaccatactaattctccttctttatttttcttagtgtgctgaatcaaccaaacctgatCTGGTAGTGCTTTTTCACCTGTTTCTGGGTCCCTCTGAAATGAATCAcaaaaaaataagtattttatttagAAGTTCCTAAAACTATGTTAAATCTtcaatttattctaaaaacttacaGTTGATTCTTCAACTTCAGCATAAGATCGGGTGCCACATGTATGTTTAGTAACTAGCTTTGCCCTATTTGCTGCATTTCGCTTGCCTACTTTCTACAAACAATTGATACATGCAACTAACATCATCTATAAATCCAAAatgatgatgtatatattttaaatataaattaaattttaatttacaaaaATCTGAAAAGTATCAGAGCTGAAGTATGCCATCATATATTTTTAATCTTCTGGAGTAACATCTTCAGGAATATTAGCCAACCTCTCCTCATCAGTTCTAAATTTCTTATATAAATCATGCAAGCGATTTCTCCAACCTCTATAAAGTCATTGCATGGTGGCCAAGACAAAAGCACATAAACGATATTCATTTCTATCATCTTCCGTCTTAAACTGCTCCTAGAAGACACAAACAATGTAAATTGtatgttaatatatataaatagaaataaacaagatactaaaatcaatcataaatatttaatttacctTTACTTGTAGCCACATTCGCTCACCTACTCTATTTGCCACATCTGGCCAATTTTTTGCAGTTAATGGAGCTTGTGTCCTGACAACATAACCACAAAAATTGACAATATCTCTAGCATTTTCTCCTACTACTCTCAGTATATCATGAGGGATGCTAACTTTCAATGGTCCATTCTTTGTTCTCATATCAACCTTAATACATTTGTAACGCCCACGCACATTCTTACTTGAAACAGTtgttatagaaaataaattacaattagtataactaaatttaaatagaataaattaaaagtttcagctataaataaaatattattataccagCATTACTACAATGACTAGAAACTCTTGGTTGAGTTTGAAGTTGCTGTCCATGGGATTAACTTTGCTACAATTCAAGCATCTGGTCTTGGTGTTCATTTGTCTGCTGGTTTTGTTGGTCCCAAAGTTGTGCCTCTTCTTGTGATTGATTTCGTCGCAGCCTTTCTCGATGAGGTGATGTAACTTCATTTGTTTGAAATCTTATATCAATAACAGGGCGTTGTCCTCGTCCACCAATTCGTGCACCTCTTCCTCTACATCTAACCATTTCCTAATAAAAACAATAAGCAAGCTTTTTAGTAAAAGTTCAACTAATTATCAGCAACATCTACTAAATgcacaaaaaaatatgaatatgccatcagaagatacaaaaataacatgaacacaataaaatgatttaaattaaaatacctGTTGGTCATCACATAATGTTTCTTCTTCCAAcatgacaaaaaataaaattctaattacaaATAGGCTAATCATCAGGACTATATTCATCAGAACTGTATTCATCATGGTTGTTTTGATCATCATCTGTTTCACTTTCAGCTtcttcttctatctcatcatcattaatAAAATCATCTAATGTCAGATTCTCTCTATTTGTGTCATTGTTGGGTGAAAAGCTTTGTGGTTGAAGATCATCTCGATGTAGCACTCCTATCAACTCATCATTGTTCATGACTTGGCcaaattgaaaattttgttctTGTTCCTCTTGTTGGTAGACATCATCTTCGATCaaactatcatcatcatcatcatcatcatcatctgcaTCATTATCTACAGATGGCACATCATAAGCATCACGTGGATAAGTTTTTACCACAACAAGCCAATTGCTATCAACTAAATCTTCTACATAGAACACTTGTTGAGCTTGAGAAGCCAACACAAAAGGCTCATTGGTGTTCAAAGATCCATGGATATTTACACTTATATATCCATAGTTGTCAACCCTATATCCTCATCCCAATCGGCCAACATCCCACCAGTGACATTTGAAAAGAACTACTTTTTTATTTCCCACATACAACAATTCAAAAATATCTTCCAACACTCCATAGTATTCTTTATCAGCAGATGTATCATCTTCTTTTACAAGCACTCCACTATTCTGACTTTTTCGCCCAATTGCACGATCTCTTGCATGAAATCTGAATCTATTGACAATGTAAGTTCCATATCTATGAACTATTTTGAACGGTCCAACAGCCAAGCTTAGAAGATCTTCACTTACTTTGCCTTTAGCTTTAAGCTTTGAAACCtatttaagattaataaattaagccattattagcataaataaaagtaactTAAAGTATTTACCTATATTATATGATACCTACACGTTCATAAAACCAATCTGGAAATTCCTTGTGATGTCTAGCCAGGACATTTCTTGAGCTCGCCTCTTCCAATTCTTTTTTATGCTCCCTATGAATGAcgtaattaatcaataataaagatGATTGAAGTAGAAACaaagttctttgaagattttcataATAACAAGATTTTATTCTTACTCAATATATGGCCAAACTTCCTCACAGTTTCGAAGAACATATGCTTGAGCTTGTGTAAACTCCTGAGCATTAAGCTCATAAGACTTAAAAGCTCCTTTTGCACAGCCATCTTTGGCAAAGATTGATAGTCCTTGGTATGAAGTAGCTCCATCATCATTTCGTGGGACTCGATTAAATTTTGtttcaacactattcaaatacctAGAACAAAATGTAAGGCATTCATTTGCAAGATAACCTCTTGCAATTGACCCCTCTGGACGAGCTTTGTTTCGGACATAAGACTTTAATGTTCGCAAATATCTAGATTCAAAAGATATTAACTAAgtcaaaaataatacaaaaaaaaattacttttaagtTTCAAAAAGTTAAGGATTACCTTTCAactggatacatccatctatattgGACCGGTCCACCAATTTTAGCCTCGCTTGCCAAGTGAATTGGTAAATGAATCATAATATCAAAGAAAGCTGGTGGGAATATTGTTTCAAGTTTACACAGAGTCATAACAATGTCATCCTCCAACTGTTTTAGATCTTGAACTTTTAACGACTTTGAGCATAAATTTCTAAAGAAGTTACTTAGCTCAATCAATGGCTCACAAACAAACTTAGGCAATAATCCCCGAATGGCAACTGGAAGTATTTGCTGCAAAAGGATATGATGGTCATGGTACTTTAAGCCagaaatcttcttctcatttatATTCACACATCTTGATATGTTAGAAGAGAATCCATCAGGGACCCTTAGATTAGATAAGAAATTGCAAAAGGCTATCTTCTCTTGTGGGGATAATGTATAAGTTGCAACTGGCATCTTCAATTTACCATTTTCAATATAAGGATGAAGATTGTGCCTAATGTTCATATCTACAAGGTCAAAACGGCCCTTCAATGTATCTTTTGTCTTTCCTTTTATATCCAGCATAATTCCTAAAATGTTAGAAGAAACGTTTCTCGCAATATGCATCACATCAAAATTATTACGCAATTTCAGATCCTTCCAATAAGGCAATTGAAAGAATATACTCTTTTTCCTCCAATTGTAAACATCGTTAAAATCATCACGCTTACGCTTTTGACCCTTCTCAAAAGTAACTTTTTTTAACTTACGTAGCTGATCCAACACATCATCACCAGTTAGTACCTTAGGTGCATCTCTATATTCACATTTTCCATCAAAAGATCTTTTATTACGTCGTCATGAATGATTTTTGGATAAGAACCGACGATGCCCCATGTAACAAATCTTACTTCGTATTGAAAGAGAGCAAGTGTCTTTGTGGCAACAAGGACAAGCTAGTTTTCCTTTAGTCATCCATCCAGACAAATTACCATATGcgggaaaatcattaatagtccaacaGACAGCAGCATGTAAGTTGAAATTTTGTCATGTATGAGCATCATATGTCTCTACTCCTATATCCCATAACTCCTTCAACTCTTCAATTAAAGGCTGTAGATACACATCAATATCATTTTCGGGGCACTTAGGACCTGAAATAAGAAGTGtcatcataaaataaggatctttCATACACTGCCATGGAGGTAAATTATATGGAATCAACACAACTGGCCATATACTATGAGGGGTAGACATATTTCCAAATGGTTGGAAGCCATCACTTGCAAGACCAAGCCTAACACTCCGAGGATCTGCAGAAAAGGACTTGTACTTATCATCAAAGGATTTCCAAGCGAATGAGTCAGCTGGATGTCTTAATATGCCATCATTTATCCTTTTCTCCTCATGCCATCTCATGTCCTTTGCAGTGATTTTAGACATATACAACCTCTGGAGTCTTGGTTTCAAAGgaaaataatgtaaaattttgTGAGGGATATTGCGTGTTCTGCCTTGATATTTCCAGCGGGATAAGTTACATACAGGACATACGATTGCATTGGCATGCTCTCCCCAATATATAACACAATCATTCAAGCATGCATCTATTTTTATATGTTCAAGTCCCAAATCCTGAATAAGCTTCTTAGCTTCATAAAATGAGTTTGGAACTAAGGCACCATTTGGAAGAACTTCCTTAAAAACCTTCAGCAACTTATCCATTGATGTATCACtccaattatttgaacattttaaatggagTAACTTCACAGCAAAGGATAATTTGGAGACC encodes:
- the LOC140854285 gene encoding uncharacterized protein, yielding MGTALFVIALEVRWGTTRVMQISTANPPLVLKSEEKLEDIMSDKNWMKLNDRASMEYINGVHSFLNFAFGQPTVSDRIRCPCTKCRNTVFKGRHEVRAHLIQNGIVKSYKHWVYHGETIEENLEECNANSRDNLDEEENTDYDDLIGMVHDACAFINTDVERDDVNEGYEPQEPNPKAAAFYRLLKDADKNLYPRCDKVSKLSFAVKLLHLKCSNNWSDTSMDKLLKVFKEVLPNGALVPNSFYEAKKLIQDLGLEHIKIDACLNDCVIYWGEHANAIVCPVCNLSRWKYQGRTRNIPHKILHYFPLKPRLQRLYMSKITAKDMRWHEEKRINDGILRHPADSFAWKSFDDKYKSFSADPRSVRLGLASDGFQPFGNMSTPHSIWPVVLIPYNLPPWQCMKDPYFMMTLLISGPKCPENDIDVDAPKVLTGDDVLDQLRKLKKVTFEKGQKRKRDDFNDVYNWRKKSIFFQLPYWKDLKLRNNFDVMHIARNVSSNILGIMLDIKGKTKDTLKGRFDLVDMNIRHNLHPYIENGKLKMPVATYTLSPQEKIAFCNFLSNLRVPDGFSSNISRCVNINEKKISGLKYHDHHILLQQILPVAIRGLLPKFVCEPLIELSNFFRNLCSKSLKVQDLKQLEDDIVMTLCKLETIFPPAFFDIMIHLPIHLASEAKIGGPVQYRWMYPVERYLRTLKSYVRNKARPEGSIARGYLANECLTFCSRYLNSVETKFNRVPRNDDGATSYQGLSIFAKDGCAKGAFKSYELNAQEFTQAQAYVLRNCEEVWPYIEEHKKELEEASSRNVLARHHKEFPDWFYERVSKLKAKGKVSEDLLSLAVGPFKIVHRYGTYIVNRFRFHARDRAIGRKSQNSGVLVKEDDTSADKEYYGVLEDIFELLVDNYGYISVNIHGSLNTNEPFVLASQAQQVFYVEDLVDSNWLVVVKTYPRDAYDVPSVDNDADDDDDDDDDSLIEDDVYQQEEQEQNFQFGQVMNNDELIGVLHRDDLQPQSFSPNNDTNRENLTLDDFINDDEIEEEAESETDDDQNNHDEYSSDEYSPDD